Part of the Zingiber officinale cultivar Zhangliang chromosome 8A, Zo_v1.1, whole genome shotgun sequence genome, ttaagtttgataagtaaatattttggacagcatgcttataaaacctgagtcgcattcctttgcttcccttatagcatgatgagaatttctaagtagcatcctatacttgtctttacagcatacttagaaggccaagaaattagtttcctttatGCTTCGTTcatagcatgtttaagaagtttaaagtagcatgttacattattttgtatagcatgtttaaaggccttaaagtagtattctttgtcatgttttaatagcaggtttagaagccctaaagtagcattccttgcctatttttacagcatgaatggagtcactaaagtagcatcctatacctgtttattacagcatacttagaaagcccaaagttagcttccttttgctttatttctagcatgattagaaagtttaaagtagtatgtttttgcctattttgtatagcatgtttagaagattaaagtagcatgttttattctatttttcagcatgtttaaaAGCCTTAGAGTAGTCATCCTTGCCATGTACTTACAGGAGGGTTAGAAGCCCTAAAGTATCGTTCTatacttgtttttacagcatgattagaatcatttcatacttgattttacagcatgtttagaagcacaaaaatagcatcctttgccatgttttcaccgtatgattcaaaggctttaaattgctttctttagtttagcttatagcatgatcagtaagctttaagttacttgttttattctattatatagcatggttagttgattatacactcatacttgttaagtatatttaaaggactcccacaatctttaataaaagataataaggaagataaaagaataagaaagataaaaagtaagtcaagcaagaggctagtacccgacatccaagagcttgtcgttaaacaaatccaggtgaccatttccgaggtcttggccctagtagaccgaggtctgctcttttaggattggtggctcgcaaccccaacctattagggaacgcgcatgagatggtactaagcctgggcccaagaaaagaaaacctaagaaagaaaagaaaagttaagtaagaaggaagaaagaaaagaaaagttaagtaagaaggaagaaagaaagaagaagaaagtaaaagatagaaattaaaagattaatttctaacacaaggatacaagaaatgaaataagttccaagcttagaataaataagaatggttagttttctttgattctaagtttacattgttagtttcttgttatcctgcttgatactgagtatgatttgtattctgttcattttctgtataccatgagcacatgcagatagctttattatttcagtttcagtattattgcattacatttatgcatttcgagttttgtgagatagattagtacttactaagcgttttcgcttatagatcttttctttttcctcctaccgcagataaaggaaaagctaagatatgaagggaggcgatagggtggtggtgatgatggatgtgtgtggtggctgaactatggagggatccagaggggactagcaagacttattcatttagagtttatgtctagttcattttccttatttccattatgaaatcatgagtttatgcttgagttcgaagtgcattgtagcttgttatgctttgttctgagagttttgagtttaattcttattgctagtttagtttttgattagaatatgatttattaatgcgtggttgtgaagaatattgtgatccagccgcatgtggctgtgtatatcttttatgtattgtggatttggtcaccggtacaggggagactctgccgaatttttcggtgggaatccctctgaactatgataaaatctacctgactctaattatagagtcagtgccactaggagtgaagttatagttaggtaacaatctcccttagagagtagtagtaagaaagggtggttgttacagttttAATATGTTGTCCACCTTACACCTCACACCCCGTGAGCACTTAGtgtaattgaattttttttaatttttattttaaactctCGATTACCCAATCAGATTTTATCTTTAGGGTTTAGGGGGTTGAGTTATAATATTAAGCACAAAAACATTTTAGATGCACATGAAATGTGCGGTGATTTTGAATTATTTGTATgcatgaattaataaaatttagttCATCCAAAATTACCACACATGTATATTTCACCGAGGCTTAGTTTAGGATTGATATatcgaaaaaatatattatataccatattaaaaaattttagataaaaaaaattatccaaataataaactaaaaatttagtatattgaaaCTTCAGTATATCACATTTTTGGtagtataattttatattgttcatattaaaaaatttggtataccaaaatatcaaaaaaaaaaaaaatctaatatttaatttggaTTGCGCCAGTGTTTTTCACTCTTTTTTCCGTATTTAGTATTTTTTCGGTATattaaaatatccaaaaattataaattttatattgatAACAAAGAGTTTATAATTCAAATACTTCGAGATGAAAATTTTCGAAGAAGAGAATATGTCGTTAcagaaaattaaaaactaaatataTTAGTTATAGAAGATACCAAAAAAAACTCTtcttaaaaaacaaaacaaagcaaACCTCCTAGATTCCAGTCCTGAAATCCgttgatttttttccttttcttttttaaatataaatttatattcgtTCGTGGACTCAAAATTCTTGCTGACTAAGACTTACCAAGTCAACTCCTTGAATGGATAAACCCGCAAGACAAGTGAAAAAGACCCAAATCCATGAACGActgagaaaaataaatatttaataataaataaaataaaataaataatcaaaAGAAACCCAGAAAAAGCACGTAGACTCTGACTCCACATGTAATTAAGTTAGATTTTTGACAGAGACAGAGATTTGATTTTGGGTGCGCCCACTAATTGTGCAGCCACCTCAGCCTTCCACTGACTTGACTCTGCCAAATTTGTCAACGACCGCGATTTTGATTTACCAAAGTTTACGGACATTTGTTCCCGCTATGACCAGGTGCCTCCGAGTCAACCGGTCCGAAGTTGTTAGATTTCTGATTGATCATACTGTCGATTTTGTGAGGCTTGATTAATTCAACTTAAAGTTATTGAAGAATTGACCGATTATGATTAAGTTTGACTAGCTAAGCGAGATTATTAGACGATCTAAATAATGTGGTCAGAACAATCTTATCGAGTAAGCCTAACTTGATATGAGTTAGATCTTGTTAGACCTGGCTTAATTTGATTTATAGGTTAAATTTCACATAAAATGACTGAAtttgtatgaaaaataaaaaatatttattatatatttattttcatactcttttattttttataattttttattattattattttattataaagCTAGGTCGGTTCTTAGTCTTGTAAATGCGCTGGTTGAACTTGTTCAGCAAATTGAAAATCTGTTTGATTGAGGATCAATTatctattttaatatatatatatatataattaattaagaaaaaagagCAATTCAATATATTTTGAAACTTTCTTTGTTTGTTTCTCAAGAAAGATAAAAATTCATATGACACCCATTTCATTGTATCATTAATTTGTGGCTGATCGCATGACTGTAAattactaaattaaatatttatgaataaatttgatatttaaaaatataaaattaattaaataaataagtttgaatattttttaaactaaatgaataagtataaatatatatatatatatatatttaactcattaatatttataaataaaattataaattatccaTGAATAATATTCACAAACTAATAAAGTTACGAATGATATTCAAcaataaaaattttatcatcaatatgataaattaattttaaaataaataaataaatttatattatcaaatttaataatcaatcaaataaatttaaaattataaaatattcaaACAATAAAGAAGCACTAACATAGATCTCCATAATATCTAAACAAATCTAACTTAAGCTAAACTTCAATCAAATTTAAGCTCGTTAAAAAGAAATCAAGTTAGGCTTGaaccatatttaatttattttatacttGATTTAGTTTAAGTTAAGTATTTATTAAATAAGTTGAATTTCACAAAACTCAACTTAACTATATTGATGTTAGAAGTACTAgctaatcaaatttatatttttgatattGAACAAAGTTCATAGTTAATGGTTATTATAATTTAACAAGGTAAACTAAGTATATAGGAAAATCTTAGTTAAGGTTAGGTAACGAAGTCCTGGCCAAGTCCTAATTGAGTGGACTGGACAAAAATCTTTGTAGATCGAGGACGTCGAGCAGAAGTCGTAGGGGTTGAAGACACTAGGTGGAAAGCCCTGGAGTCATGGACACCAAGTAGAAGTCTAGGTGATTTGAGGATTGGACGTCTAGTCGGAAGTCCCAAAAGTCAAGATCGGATTctgagtaaaagtccaaacaGATCAAGAAGACTGGATAATTTGACAATAGATAAACCCTCCTGAGAGGAATAAGTGAGGACACATTATCTATTGAGGAATAGTATGTGTTAGTTTGACTTAGGATTCTAATGAAATTCAAAAGGTAGGATCAGATAGTTCAAAAACTATCAaactattttatttatattattattgtatTTTCTATACTAACTCTATGATGTAGAAATTAAAAAGACTTAAAATGTTGATCCAAGCATCTGGAATGGGTCTAGGCGCTCTAAGTTGATCCAGGTGTCTTAATCATCTTGGCTCACAGTAAGATGAGGTGTCAGCCTCTAACTAGTCGGCACACGTCACCATCCAAGCACTTGAAAGGGATCCAAGCACTTGGGTCGTGATAGATTTGTTCAGGATAATGCTTCGACTAGGTGTTGCAACGTTAGTAATTTGGGCACCCAAGAGTGGTCGAGGCACCTGAAAGTGAATAAGTTAACAACGAAAGTGGATCAGATAGACCTCGGTGGAGACATAGAAGGGATTCAGAAAATCGGTGGAGACATAGAAGGGATTCAGAAAAACAGTATCGACCAAccattaggaaataattattataagtaaatagttatttatttcctagttattaggaaataattattattagaaaataattatttgtttcctagttattagagaataattattattaggaaatatttattattttcctaatttatatattttcctattttcacttgtaatggtatttatatatatcatatgctatcattaataatatgtatgAATTTTATCATCAATATGGTATCGGAGCGAGCGATAAGCTTAACAAcaatctttttttaatttttttctttctttttctcctctcttccacGTTTCTTTTTCTCacggtttaaaaaaaaaaccttagttttcttcGATCCTTTCTCTGCCATTGACGCCAACGGAATTCGTCGTTGTCACGTCTTTTCTACTGTTCACCTATTGCTGCGGCCAGAGAGAGGCGTCGTCGTCCAAAGGTAGCCCACCATCGACCTTATTGCcataaaaaaaaaagttctttCTATCCAGCCGCTTCTATGATctctttagctttcttagaatcttctttctccccTATTTTCCTTTCTTATGTTTTTTGTCTTAAAAAAATTCACCTTTTCCACCGTATAataattttgttttcttctttcaaAAGGTCCATTAATAGCGACAAGGccggctcaaggcataggccattaaggcctatgcctagggcccctaTTATATTGGGgcctataaattttatatatatatatatatctgtgtaaattaaatatgaatattaatttaaaaacttatgagtatggatattaaatatttaaaattatggttaaaataaaatttagttgAGATTTATTTTTATCGGTAATTGTAATTTTTTAATAGCTAAACTatatagattaaatttggatcatttttattttttttactcgtcttagatttaattgataattttaatttttttactattaaaattagatttagttagtaatttatttttatttttttattaaaatttaattagtaattttaaattttttaatgatatatttattgattacacttaatttatatatatacacacactttTAATAGTCAAAAACATATTGAAAATGTAGaattatttcttttttaaattttatttttatttcattttttttataatttacgaTCAATATTTTCtagttaaatatttttagataaataatttttattaataatttatcaaagttaaaataaataaaaagacagTTTAGTTCACAAAACTCCCGTCAATAAGGGATTCCAAGGAAGAGTCTATTATACATAATGACTATATTTAGTACTCGAACATATTTCTTCTAGGTCatacaataattttattattgtgtCGAAACTTTCCTTCCTCGAAGTTAAAaatgattgatattttttttaaaaaattataattaaaatgtatattaatagtattacaataatttattatTGTTTCTAAATtagataacataaaatattttttattttttaaattttactaataataaaaaagtgaGGTTTGACATAAGATAAAGTATTTGTGGCCTAGTTGGTAACTGCTACTAAGTCTATAAATAATCATTGACAATATATGAAACTacccttttaaattttactaacaaaattaaatgtcatccTAGGGATATGGTTGAGTTGGCTATATGGCTAGATATTGTTACAATGGGCAAGGtgtcgaatctcggtaaagtcaAGAAAAATGCTCTCCCCACAGTGGCCAACTGCAACTCTACGATTTACCTCCTCACAGATGGTCGTAGGATTGATCGTGTGGGGTTGTTAGGGAGACAAATTCCACCTTTTGctataactaataaaattaaatgtttctaatatattttttaaaaaatattaaattcttttttcgcCTAGGGCCTCAAGAATGGTTGAGACGGCCCTGAATAGCGAGGTTCAATTcctcctcttttctctttctcttcttattttttctcatAGCAAGagcaatattattatttttttttcttaagtttaaagacatcaaatttcatccttcttttcctcatctcctttgtttgtttgtttttttttttaagcatcAACCACATTATAATGGTCTTTCCTTCATGAGTATTGTTTTAGCCATCTTCTAATAGGTCAAAtagcaagttttttttttcaagttttatTCAATAGCAGATTTTCTACATCTGCTCTAGTATATGCAACCATCAAAATGCAGCCTTCTCTCTCTGCTGCTCTTATTCCGATGACAAATCAGATTCTAGCCCTCAAACAACAACACCTCGTCTCATTCTAGTTGTTGTCTTCTTTCATCAAAGGCAAAGTTCAACAAATCGTCGTTTCGTTGATCGCACTGATGGATTTTGCTCTAAAAGAATACCGACCGACCGCCTGCTACAATGGTTGCCACTGACGACATTACTCGCCGgctatctctcacaaatactcTTGATTTATCTTCCAAACAACGCACGGTTGCATACTCTTCGATTGAGGCTGATTATTGCACCATTACCTCTGCGACATCTAagatccaatggattaagtcacttttgacagaTCTGCTTATTCCGGTTACCACGCCTGCGCTTTTCATTGATAATTTGAGTCTCCGAACTACGAGTTACTCATATTTCTACTGAGGATCAGTTGGCTAATGCACTTACCAAGTCGTTTTCTCAACCTCGGTTGTTTGCTATTTGTAACAAGATTGGTGTCATTTCTGGAACATCATCTTGAGAGggtgtattaggaaataattattataagtaaatagttatttatttcctagttattaagaaataattattattagaaaatagttatttgtttcctaattattagagaattattattatctattattaggaaataattattataagtaaataattatttatttcctaattattagaaaataattattattagaaaatagttatttgtttcctagttattagagaattattattattaggaaatacttattattttcataatttatttaatttatgtattttcttatttttcatttataatagtatttatatatattatatattatcattaataatatatgTGAATTCTATTGTTAATACCAACATCCTTCAATATCGTTCTTCTACTATCAAATGACTCTCACACTGCTTTGAAACTCTATTACAACGCCAAATCGTTACTTCGATAATAATAATCTCTAAGTCTATACTTTTCTAAATTGTTTGTATAACTGCTCTTTCTATTAAAACTTTATTTTCTCATTTGTATTTTGTATTCATCGAGTTCTTAGTGAATTATTAAAATACTAACGAGTGTGAACCTTATACTACAGCGTAACTGTGAACCAAATAAAATAAAACGTGttagtattatttttattacttattATTTTACAATTTGAACTCGTGTTTTTCAAAAAGTGAAAAATCAACCCGTGGTATTTGCTGGTGCATGTTTCTTTCACTGGACCATGCAAACTATACTTCTatttaatcaaataagtttaagtttaaacacTAAAACTTGACTTAAACGAGCCCTACTTAAGCGTGTTAATAATTCGCGGTACGAAAAGCAAATTTGGTATTTCGGAAAGAAAAACATCAGGTAATCACATCACcgatttaaataattaattaattaattaaattaagaattagaAAAAACACTGAGCTGTATAAGTATCGTCGTCTGTGCTCTATTCTCTCCCAATTAGCCGATCCATGGCAGTCGGCGACGCATACTCCGCCTTCATGGCGACGTGGAATAAGCATGCGCCGCGTGCCGCGTGGCGGCTCCCGAGCCTCGCCAAGCTCGCTGCATGCGGCCGGAAGAGGATCGGGGCCGGCGGCGAGGGCTTGCTCCTCCGCCTCGTCCCCTGCCTCGGAAACAGAGGAAATAACAGCAGCAatcagaacaagaagaagaagatgaagatgatgatgagaaaGGTGAGGTCGGAGATATCAGTAGAGGGAGAAGACGAGGGCGTGTGGCGGAAGACGATACTGATGGGGGAGAAGTGCCAACCGCTCGACTTCTCCGGCGCCATCCACTACGACAGCGCCGGGAGGCAGCTGTCCACTCCGCGCACGCCGTTCCGGTCGCCGGCGATTTCTTTCGCCTTCTATGAAGAAGAAGGGGGAAaacgagaagaagaagtagtTAACTGGAAAGAGTTGTAAAATGTTCCTGTGCAGAATTCCAATTGCCGTTCAATCTGTAATTTTTGAATTGTGATGCAGCTGATTGTAAATGTCCAACCAAGCGT contains:
- the LOC122008796 gene encoding uncharacterized protein LOC122008796, with amino-acid sequence MAVGDAYSAFMATWNKHAPRAAWRLPSLAKLAACGRKRIGAGGEGLLLRLVPCLGNRGNNSSNQNKKKKMKMMMRKVRSEISVEGEDEGVWRKTILMGEKCQPLDFSGAIHYDSAGRQLSTPRTPFRSPAISFAFYEEEGGKREEEVVNWKEL